The following are from one region of the Falco cherrug isolate bFalChe1 chromosome 19, bFalChe1.pri, whole genome shotgun sequence genome:
- the NCKAP1L gene encoding nck-associated protein 1-like isoform X3 has protein sequence MTGDRVSLSASTTSRSDKAMESSIKFISKKFPHLDVRSSTQHLGPVHKDKGDITRALGPFYHSFLDVLEFRDHVYELLNTIDANQCFFDIHVNYDFTKSYLDLVVTYVSLVLLLARTEDRRLLIGLYHCAHEMSHGSSDPSFTRLGQMVLEYDHPLKKLMEEFGPHTKAVTSALLSLHFLFARRNQGAEQWRSDQLLSLLSTTGTMLSPASSDTMACEYLSLEVMERWILMGFLVCPGALSSSPQCLELWRLALQGSLYITLLRDEALQIHKVTEELLSSLKGYGKRVADLKECKEHAVVHSGSLHRGRRVYLRGAVRELEALLEDQPGLLGPKALFVFMALSFCRDEVSWLVRHAEHVTKTKTPEDFADSHVAELLFLMEQLRSLVRRRVGVLQRYHVQYLARFDALVLSEVIQNLSVCPEEESIILSSFVSSLSALSVKEVDDKEQFDFTPLRLDWFRLQAYTSVAKASLPLGSNPDVGRIMNLIVFHTKLLDSLEELLAESSDLSDLCFYPRPVEKMFVATMEESSMLRYSIAFPLLCSHFSHCVHPMCPEEYPHLKAIALGLCNKFLEEMAWQASTCIMDVCAEQHKLSEQLLPKHCASTVSKARNKKTLKQSAKKGEPERDKPGAESQRKDRTLTTNMDKLHLILAELSLSLNHVPNFTIFEHMVTPAEYLSSHLETRFTKAIVAMAGYSQATQEVVRPSEVLAGLSAYMTFIQSLGQFVGLDTGRIIRSVLLQQTQPRDAAGEQTLTTIYTNWYLEALLRQASTGAIVLAPALQAFTTVPREGEPPFSAAEFSDVSEMRALAELIGPYGMKFLSDNLMWHVGSQVTELKKLVNENMDTLVQLRSSSCKPEQMAALLPRLTSAENVLKRMTIIGEILSFRAMAQQGLREVFSHHCPFLMGPIECLTDVVTPETDIQVTLSIFELASATGIPCEVDPALVNVLASSKTDGSSPEEDYKVACLLLVFLAVSLPLLASDPASIYNTDMDGYNNNIHCLAKAIIHVSAALFTVHNKNIETHLKEFLLLASVSLLHLGQEMDKVRARNRDSISLLMQLIVAESSFLTVDMLEACFPYVLLRNAYREVCRENMLSRVHLH, from the exons ATGACCGGGGACAGGGTGTCCTTGTCCGCATCTACAACATCAAGAAG TGACAAGGCCATGGAGTCCTCCATCAAGTTCATCAGCAAGAAGTTTCCTCACCTGGATGTGCGGAGCAGCACA CAACACCTAGGGCCAGTGCACAAGGACAAGGGGGACATTACCCGGGCGTTGGGACCCTTTTACCACTCCTTCCTGGATGTCCTGGAGTTCAGG GACCACGTCTATGAGCTACTGAACACAATCGATGCCAACCAGTGCTTCTTTGATATC CATGTCAACTATGATTTCACCAAGAGCTACCTGGACCTGGTTGTCACCTATgtgtcccttgtcctgctgctggcccgCACTGAGGACCGCCGGCTGCTCATCGGCCTGTACCACTGTGCCCACGAGATGAGCCATGGCTCAAG TGACCCCAGCTTCACCCGCCTGGGACAGATGGTGCTGGAGTACGACCACCCCCTCAAGAAGCTGATGGAGGAATTTGGGCCACACACTAAG GCTGTCACCAGTGCCCTCCTGTCCCTCCATTTCCTCTTTGCCCGGAGGAAccagggtgctgagcagtggCGCAGCGACCAGCTCCTCAGTCTGCTCAGCACCACCGGCACCATGCTTAGCCCTGCCAGCTCTGACACC ATGGCCTGTGAGTACCTGTCCCTGGAGGTGATGGAGCGCTGGATCCTCA TGGGGTTCCTGGTGTGCCCAGGGGCGCTGAGCTCGTCCCCACAGTGCCTGGAGCTGTGGCGGCTGGCCCTGCAGGGCTCACTTTACATCACCCTCCTCCGTGATGAAGCTCTCCAGATCCACAAGGTCACCGAGGAGTTGCTCAGCAGCCTCAAAGG GTATGGGAAGCGGGTGGCTGATCTCAAGGAGTGCAAGGAACATGCTGTGGTTCACAG TGGCTCCCTGCACCGGGGCCGGCGGGTGTACCTGCGTGGGGCCGTGCGGGAGCTAGAGGCACTGCTGGAGgaccagcctgggctgctgggacCCAAG GCCCTCTTTGTCTTCATGGCACTCTCCTTCTGCCGGGACGAGGTGAGCTGGCTGGTGCGGCACGCTGAGCATGTCACCAAGACCAAGACACCTGAGGACTTCGCTGACAG CCACGTcgcagagctgctttttctcatGGAGCAGCTGCGGAGCCTGGTGCGGCGGCGGGTTGGGGTGCTGCAGCGCTACCACGTCCAGTACCTAGCCCGCTTCGATGCCTTGGTGCTCAGCGAAGTCATCCAG AACCTTTCCGTGTGCCCCGAGGAGGAGTCCATCATTCTGTCGTCCTTCGTCAGCTCTCTCTCGGCTCTCTCTGTCAAGGAAG TTGATGACAAGGAGCAGTTTGATTTCACACCGCTCCGCCTGGACTGGTTCCGCCTGCAG GCCTACACCAGCGTGGCGAAGGCCTCGCTGCCACTGGGCTCCAACCCTGATGTGGGTCGCATCATGAACCTCATTGTTTTCCACACCAAACTGCTTGACTCCCTGGAGGAGCTACTGGCTGAGTCCTCTGACCTCTCCGACCTGTG TTTCTACCCTCGCCCTGTGGAGAAGATGTTTGTGGCGACGATGGAGGAGTCCTCGATGCTGCGCTACAGCAttgccttccctctgctctgcagccactTCTCCCACTGTGTCCATCCCATGTGCCCAGAGGAG TATCCCCACCTGAAGGCCATAGCACTGGGGCTGTGCAACAAGTTCCTGGAGGAGATGGCCTGGCAGGCCAGCACCTGCATCATGGATGtctgtgctgagcagcacaAGCTCAGTGAGCAG ctgctgcccaagCACTGTGCCTCTACCGTCAGCAAAGCCCGCAACAAGAAGACTCTGAAGCAGTCAGCCAAGAAGGGGGAGCCTGAGCGGGACAAGCCAGGGGCTGAAAGCCAGAGGAAGGACCGGACCCTGACCACCAA CATGGACAAGCTGCACCTGATACTGGCCGAGCTGTCCCTGAGCCTCAACCACGTGCCCAACTTCACCATCTTTGAGCACATGGTGACGCCAGCCGAGTACCTCAGCAGCCACCTGGAGACACGCTTCACCAA GGCCATCGTGGCCATGGCAGGCTACAGCCAGGCCACGCAGGAGGTGGTGCGGCCCTCGGAGGTGCTGGCGGGGCTGAGCGCCTACATGACCTTCATCCAGTCACTGGGGCAGTTTGTGGGCTTGGACACAGGGCGCATCATCCGCAGTGTCCTCCTGCAGCAGACACAGCCCCGTGATGCAGCCGGTGAGCAGACGCTCACCACCATCTACACCAACTG GTACCTGGAGGCCCTGCTGCGGCAGGCCAGCACAGGGGCAATCGTTCTGGCCCCCGCCCTGCAGGCTTTCACCACAGTGCCGCGGGAGGGCGAGCCCCCCTTCAGTGCTGCCGAATTCTCTGATGTCTCAG AGATGCGGGCGCTGGCTGAGCTCATTGGGCCGTACGGCATGAAGTTCCTGAGTGACAACCTCATGTGGCACGTGGGCTCCCAGGTCACTGAGCTGAAG AAGCTGGTCAATGAGAACATGGACACACTGGTGCAGCTGCgctccagctcctgcaagcCTGAGCAGATGGCGGCTCTGCTGCCTCGACTGACCT CAGCCGAAAATGTTCTGAAGCGCATGACCATCATCGGGGAGATCCTGAGCTTCCGTGCCATGGCCCAGCAGGGCCTGCGGGAG GTCTTCTCCCACCACTGCCCCTTCCTGATGGGCCCCATTGAGTGTCTGACGGATGTTGTTACCCCTGAGACTGACATCCAG GTCACCCTGAGCATCTTTGAGCTGGCCTCGGCCACGGGGATCCCCTGCGAGGTCGACCCCGCACTGGTGAACGTCCTGGCTTCCAGCAAGACAG ATGGCTCATCCCCGGAGGAGGACTACAAAGTGGCCTGCCTGCTCCTGGTCTTCCTGGccgtgtccctgcccctgcttgCTTCTGACCCGGCATCCATCTACAACACTGACATGGATG GCTACAACAACAACATCCACTGCCTGGCCAAGGCCATCATCCATGTGTCAGCCGCCCTCTTCACTGTCCACAACAAGAACATTGAGACTCACCTCAAGGAGTTCCTGCTG CTGGCCTCTGTCAGCCTCCTGCATTTGGGCCAGGAGATGGACAAGGTGCGTGCCAGGAACCGTGACTCCATCTCCCTGCTCATGCAGCTG ATCGTGGCAGAGTCGTCCTTCTTGACGGTGGACATGTTGGAGGCTTGCTTCCCCTATGTCCTGCTCCGCAACGCCTACCGCGAGGTGTGCCGCGAGAACATGCTCAGCAGGGTCCACTTGCACTGA
- the NCKAP1L gene encoding nck-associated protein 1-like isoform X2: MSLPSIYQNKFAEKLTILNDRGQGVLVRIYNIKKTCSDPKTRPPFFSDKAMESSIKFISKKFPHLDQHLGPVHKDKGDITRALGPFYHSFLDVLEFRDHVYELLNTIDANQCFFDIHVNYDFTKSYLDLVVTYVSLVLLLARTEDRRLLIGLYHCAHEMSHGSSDPSFTRLGQMVLEYDHPLKKLMEEFGPHTKAVTSALLSLHFLFARRNQGAEQWRSDQLLSLLSTTGTMLSPASSDTMACEYLSLEVMERWILMGFLVCPGALSSSPQCLELWRLALQGSLYITLLRDEALQIHKVTEELLSSLKGYGKRVADLKECKEHAVVHSGSLHRGRRVYLRGAVRELEALLEDQPGLLGPKALFVFMALSFCRDEVSWLVRHAEHVTKTKTPEDFADSHVAELLFLMEQLRSLVRRRVGVLQRYHVQYLARFDALVLSEVIQNLSVCPEEESIILSSFVSSLSALSVKEVDDKEQFDFTPLRLDWFRLQAYTSVAKASLPLGSNPDVGRIMNLIVFHTKLLDSLEELLAESSDLSDLCFYPRPVEKMFVATMEESSMLRYSIAFPLLCSHFSHCVHPMCPEEYPHLKAIALGLCNKFLEEMAWQASTCIMDVCAEQHKLSEQLLPKHCASTVSKARNKKTLKQSAKKGEPERDKPGAESQRKDRTLTTNMDKLHLILAELSLSLNHVPNFTIFEHMVTPAEYLSSHLETRFTKAIVAMAGYSQATQEVVRPSEVLAGLSAYMTFIQSLGQFVGLDTGRIIRSVLLQQTQPRDAAGEQTLTTIYTNWYLEALLRQASTGAIVLAPALQAFTTVPREGEPPFSAAEFSDVSEMRALAELIGPYGMKFLSDNLMWHVGSQVTELKKLVNENMDTLVQLRSSSCKPEQMAALLPRLTSAENVLKRMTIIGEILSFRAMAQQGLREVFSHHCPFLMGPIECLTDVVTPETDIQVTLSIFELASATGIPCEVDPALVNVLASSKTDGSSPEEDYKVACLLLVFLAVSLPLLASDPASIYNTDMDGYNNNIHCLAKAIIHVSAALFTVHNKNIETHLKEFLLLASVSLLHLGQEMDKVRARNRDSISLLMQLIVAESSFLTVDMLEACFPYVLLRNAYREVCRENMLSRVHLH; this comes from the exons ATGTCGCTGCCCTCCATCTACCAGAACAAGTTTGCTGAGAAGCTGACGATCCTCAATGACCGGGGACAGGGTGTCCTTGTCCGCATCTACAACATCAAGAAG ACCTGCTCCGACCCCAAGACACGGCCGCCTTTCTTCAGTGACAAGGCCATGGAGTCCTCCATCAAGTTCATCAGCAAGAAGTTTCCTCACCTGGAT CAACACCTAGGGCCAGTGCACAAGGACAAGGGGGACATTACCCGGGCGTTGGGACCCTTTTACCACTCCTTCCTGGATGTCCTGGAGTTCAGG GACCACGTCTATGAGCTACTGAACACAATCGATGCCAACCAGTGCTTCTTTGATATC CATGTCAACTATGATTTCACCAAGAGCTACCTGGACCTGGTTGTCACCTATgtgtcccttgtcctgctgctggcccgCACTGAGGACCGCCGGCTGCTCATCGGCCTGTACCACTGTGCCCACGAGATGAGCCATGGCTCAAG TGACCCCAGCTTCACCCGCCTGGGACAGATGGTGCTGGAGTACGACCACCCCCTCAAGAAGCTGATGGAGGAATTTGGGCCACACACTAAG GCTGTCACCAGTGCCCTCCTGTCCCTCCATTTCCTCTTTGCCCGGAGGAAccagggtgctgagcagtggCGCAGCGACCAGCTCCTCAGTCTGCTCAGCACCACCGGCACCATGCTTAGCCCTGCCAGCTCTGACACC ATGGCCTGTGAGTACCTGTCCCTGGAGGTGATGGAGCGCTGGATCCTCA TGGGGTTCCTGGTGTGCCCAGGGGCGCTGAGCTCGTCCCCACAGTGCCTGGAGCTGTGGCGGCTGGCCCTGCAGGGCTCACTTTACATCACCCTCCTCCGTGATGAAGCTCTCCAGATCCACAAGGTCACCGAGGAGTTGCTCAGCAGCCTCAAAGG GTATGGGAAGCGGGTGGCTGATCTCAAGGAGTGCAAGGAACATGCTGTGGTTCACAG TGGCTCCCTGCACCGGGGCCGGCGGGTGTACCTGCGTGGGGCCGTGCGGGAGCTAGAGGCACTGCTGGAGgaccagcctgggctgctgggacCCAAG GCCCTCTTTGTCTTCATGGCACTCTCCTTCTGCCGGGACGAGGTGAGCTGGCTGGTGCGGCACGCTGAGCATGTCACCAAGACCAAGACACCTGAGGACTTCGCTGACAG CCACGTcgcagagctgctttttctcatGGAGCAGCTGCGGAGCCTGGTGCGGCGGCGGGTTGGGGTGCTGCAGCGCTACCACGTCCAGTACCTAGCCCGCTTCGATGCCTTGGTGCTCAGCGAAGTCATCCAG AACCTTTCCGTGTGCCCCGAGGAGGAGTCCATCATTCTGTCGTCCTTCGTCAGCTCTCTCTCGGCTCTCTCTGTCAAGGAAG TTGATGACAAGGAGCAGTTTGATTTCACACCGCTCCGCCTGGACTGGTTCCGCCTGCAG GCCTACACCAGCGTGGCGAAGGCCTCGCTGCCACTGGGCTCCAACCCTGATGTGGGTCGCATCATGAACCTCATTGTTTTCCACACCAAACTGCTTGACTCCCTGGAGGAGCTACTGGCTGAGTCCTCTGACCTCTCCGACCTGTG TTTCTACCCTCGCCCTGTGGAGAAGATGTTTGTGGCGACGATGGAGGAGTCCTCGATGCTGCGCTACAGCAttgccttccctctgctctgcagccactTCTCCCACTGTGTCCATCCCATGTGCCCAGAGGAG TATCCCCACCTGAAGGCCATAGCACTGGGGCTGTGCAACAAGTTCCTGGAGGAGATGGCCTGGCAGGCCAGCACCTGCATCATGGATGtctgtgctgagcagcacaAGCTCAGTGAGCAG ctgctgcccaagCACTGTGCCTCTACCGTCAGCAAAGCCCGCAACAAGAAGACTCTGAAGCAGTCAGCCAAGAAGGGGGAGCCTGAGCGGGACAAGCCAGGGGCTGAAAGCCAGAGGAAGGACCGGACCCTGACCACCAA CATGGACAAGCTGCACCTGATACTGGCCGAGCTGTCCCTGAGCCTCAACCACGTGCCCAACTTCACCATCTTTGAGCACATGGTGACGCCAGCCGAGTACCTCAGCAGCCACCTGGAGACACGCTTCACCAA GGCCATCGTGGCCATGGCAGGCTACAGCCAGGCCACGCAGGAGGTGGTGCGGCCCTCGGAGGTGCTGGCGGGGCTGAGCGCCTACATGACCTTCATCCAGTCACTGGGGCAGTTTGTGGGCTTGGACACAGGGCGCATCATCCGCAGTGTCCTCCTGCAGCAGACACAGCCCCGTGATGCAGCCGGTGAGCAGACGCTCACCACCATCTACACCAACTG GTACCTGGAGGCCCTGCTGCGGCAGGCCAGCACAGGGGCAATCGTTCTGGCCCCCGCCCTGCAGGCTTTCACCACAGTGCCGCGGGAGGGCGAGCCCCCCTTCAGTGCTGCCGAATTCTCTGATGTCTCAG AGATGCGGGCGCTGGCTGAGCTCATTGGGCCGTACGGCATGAAGTTCCTGAGTGACAACCTCATGTGGCACGTGGGCTCCCAGGTCACTGAGCTGAAG AAGCTGGTCAATGAGAACATGGACACACTGGTGCAGCTGCgctccagctcctgcaagcCTGAGCAGATGGCGGCTCTGCTGCCTCGACTGACCT CAGCCGAAAATGTTCTGAAGCGCATGACCATCATCGGGGAGATCCTGAGCTTCCGTGCCATGGCCCAGCAGGGCCTGCGGGAG GTCTTCTCCCACCACTGCCCCTTCCTGATGGGCCCCATTGAGTGTCTGACGGATGTTGTTACCCCTGAGACTGACATCCAG GTCACCCTGAGCATCTTTGAGCTGGCCTCGGCCACGGGGATCCCCTGCGAGGTCGACCCCGCACTGGTGAACGTCCTGGCTTCCAGCAAGACAG ATGGCTCATCCCCGGAGGAGGACTACAAAGTGGCCTGCCTGCTCCTGGTCTTCCTGGccgtgtccctgcccctgcttgCTTCTGACCCGGCATCCATCTACAACACTGACATGGATG GCTACAACAACAACATCCACTGCCTGGCCAAGGCCATCATCCATGTGTCAGCCGCCCTCTTCACTGTCCACAACAAGAACATTGAGACTCACCTCAAGGAGTTCCTGCTG CTGGCCTCTGTCAGCCTCCTGCATTTGGGCCAGGAGATGGACAAGGTGCGTGCCAGGAACCGTGACTCCATCTCCCTGCTCATGCAGCTG ATCGTGGCAGAGTCGTCCTTCTTGACGGTGGACATGTTGGAGGCTTGCTTCCCCTATGTCCTGCTCCGCAACGCCTACCGCGAGGTGTGCCGCGAGAACATGCTCAGCAGGGTCCACTTGCACTGA
- the NCKAP1L gene encoding nck-associated protein 1-like isoform X7 → MTGDRVSLSASTTSRSDKAMESSIKFISKKFPHLDVRSSTDHVYELLNTIDANQCFFDIHVNYDFTKSYLDLVVTYVSLVLLLARTEDRRLLIGLYHCAHEMSHGSSDPSFTRLGQMVLEYDHPLKKLMEEFGPHTKAVTSALLSLHFLFARRNQGAEQWRSDQLLSLLSTTGTMLSPASSDTMACEYLSLEVMERWILMGFLVCPGALSSSPQCLELWRLALQGSLYITLLRDEALQIHKVTEELLSSLKGYGKRVADLKECKEHAVVHSGSLHRGRRVYLRGAVRELEALLEDQPGLLGPKALFVFMALSFCRDEVSWLVRHAEHVTKTKTPEDFADSHVAELLFLMEQLRSLVRRRVGVLQRYHVQYLARFDALVLSEVIQNLSVCPEEESIILSSFVSSLSALSVKEVDDKEQFDFTPLRLDWFRLQAYTSVAKASLPLGSNPDVGRIMNLIVFHTKLLDSLEELLAESSDLSDLCFYPRPVEKMFVATMEESSMLRYSIAFPLLCSHFSHCVHPMCPEEYPHLKAIALGLCNKFLEEMAWQASTCIMDVCAEQHKLSEQLLPKHCASTVSKARNKKTLKQSAKKGEPERDKPGAESQRKDRTLTTNMDKLHLILAELSLSLNHVPNFTIFEHMVTPAEYLSSHLETRFTKAIVAMAGYSQATQEVVRPSEVLAGLSAYMTFIQSLGQFVGLDTGRIIRSVLLQQTQPRDAAGEQTLTTIYTNWYLEALLRQASTGAIVLAPALQAFTTVPREGEPPFSAAEFSDVSEMRALAELIGPYGMKFLSDNLMWHVGSQVTELKKLVNENMDTLVQLRSSSCKPEQMAALLPRLTSAENVLKRMTIIGEILSFRAMAQQGLREVFSHHCPFLMGPIECLTDVVTPETDIQVTLSIFELASATGIPCEVDPALVNVLASSKTDGSSPEEDYKVACLLLVFLAVSLPLLASDPASIYNTDMDGYNNNIHCLAKAIIHVSAALFTVHNKNIETHLKEFLLLASVSLLHLGQEMDKVRARNRDSISLLMQLIVAESSFLTVDMLEACFPYVLLRNAYREVCRENMLSRVHLH, encoded by the exons ATGACCGGGGACAGGGTGTCCTTGTCCGCATCTACAACATCAAGAAG TGACAAGGCCATGGAGTCCTCCATCAAGTTCATCAGCAAGAAGTTTCCTCACCTGGATGTGCGGAGCAGCACA GACCACGTCTATGAGCTACTGAACACAATCGATGCCAACCAGTGCTTCTTTGATATC CATGTCAACTATGATTTCACCAAGAGCTACCTGGACCTGGTTGTCACCTATgtgtcccttgtcctgctgctggcccgCACTGAGGACCGCCGGCTGCTCATCGGCCTGTACCACTGTGCCCACGAGATGAGCCATGGCTCAAG TGACCCCAGCTTCACCCGCCTGGGACAGATGGTGCTGGAGTACGACCACCCCCTCAAGAAGCTGATGGAGGAATTTGGGCCACACACTAAG GCTGTCACCAGTGCCCTCCTGTCCCTCCATTTCCTCTTTGCCCGGAGGAAccagggtgctgagcagtggCGCAGCGACCAGCTCCTCAGTCTGCTCAGCACCACCGGCACCATGCTTAGCCCTGCCAGCTCTGACACC ATGGCCTGTGAGTACCTGTCCCTGGAGGTGATGGAGCGCTGGATCCTCA TGGGGTTCCTGGTGTGCCCAGGGGCGCTGAGCTCGTCCCCACAGTGCCTGGAGCTGTGGCGGCTGGCCCTGCAGGGCTCACTTTACATCACCCTCCTCCGTGATGAAGCTCTCCAGATCCACAAGGTCACCGAGGAGTTGCTCAGCAGCCTCAAAGG GTATGGGAAGCGGGTGGCTGATCTCAAGGAGTGCAAGGAACATGCTGTGGTTCACAG TGGCTCCCTGCACCGGGGCCGGCGGGTGTACCTGCGTGGGGCCGTGCGGGAGCTAGAGGCACTGCTGGAGgaccagcctgggctgctgggacCCAAG GCCCTCTTTGTCTTCATGGCACTCTCCTTCTGCCGGGACGAGGTGAGCTGGCTGGTGCGGCACGCTGAGCATGTCACCAAGACCAAGACACCTGAGGACTTCGCTGACAG CCACGTcgcagagctgctttttctcatGGAGCAGCTGCGGAGCCTGGTGCGGCGGCGGGTTGGGGTGCTGCAGCGCTACCACGTCCAGTACCTAGCCCGCTTCGATGCCTTGGTGCTCAGCGAAGTCATCCAG AACCTTTCCGTGTGCCCCGAGGAGGAGTCCATCATTCTGTCGTCCTTCGTCAGCTCTCTCTCGGCTCTCTCTGTCAAGGAAG TTGATGACAAGGAGCAGTTTGATTTCACACCGCTCCGCCTGGACTGGTTCCGCCTGCAG GCCTACACCAGCGTGGCGAAGGCCTCGCTGCCACTGGGCTCCAACCCTGATGTGGGTCGCATCATGAACCTCATTGTTTTCCACACCAAACTGCTTGACTCCCTGGAGGAGCTACTGGCTGAGTCCTCTGACCTCTCCGACCTGTG TTTCTACCCTCGCCCTGTGGAGAAGATGTTTGTGGCGACGATGGAGGAGTCCTCGATGCTGCGCTACAGCAttgccttccctctgctctgcagccactTCTCCCACTGTGTCCATCCCATGTGCCCAGAGGAG TATCCCCACCTGAAGGCCATAGCACTGGGGCTGTGCAACAAGTTCCTGGAGGAGATGGCCTGGCAGGCCAGCACCTGCATCATGGATGtctgtgctgagcagcacaAGCTCAGTGAGCAG ctgctgcccaagCACTGTGCCTCTACCGTCAGCAAAGCCCGCAACAAGAAGACTCTGAAGCAGTCAGCCAAGAAGGGGGAGCCTGAGCGGGACAAGCCAGGGGCTGAAAGCCAGAGGAAGGACCGGACCCTGACCACCAA CATGGACAAGCTGCACCTGATACTGGCCGAGCTGTCCCTGAGCCTCAACCACGTGCCCAACTTCACCATCTTTGAGCACATGGTGACGCCAGCCGAGTACCTCAGCAGCCACCTGGAGACACGCTTCACCAA GGCCATCGTGGCCATGGCAGGCTACAGCCAGGCCACGCAGGAGGTGGTGCGGCCCTCGGAGGTGCTGGCGGGGCTGAGCGCCTACATGACCTTCATCCAGTCACTGGGGCAGTTTGTGGGCTTGGACACAGGGCGCATCATCCGCAGTGTCCTCCTGCAGCAGACACAGCCCCGTGATGCAGCCGGTGAGCAGACGCTCACCACCATCTACACCAACTG GTACCTGGAGGCCCTGCTGCGGCAGGCCAGCACAGGGGCAATCGTTCTGGCCCCCGCCCTGCAGGCTTTCACCACAGTGCCGCGGGAGGGCGAGCCCCCCTTCAGTGCTGCCGAATTCTCTGATGTCTCAG AGATGCGGGCGCTGGCTGAGCTCATTGGGCCGTACGGCATGAAGTTCCTGAGTGACAACCTCATGTGGCACGTGGGCTCCCAGGTCACTGAGCTGAAG AAGCTGGTCAATGAGAACATGGACACACTGGTGCAGCTGCgctccagctcctgcaagcCTGAGCAGATGGCGGCTCTGCTGCCTCGACTGACCT CAGCCGAAAATGTTCTGAAGCGCATGACCATCATCGGGGAGATCCTGAGCTTCCGTGCCATGGCCCAGCAGGGCCTGCGGGAG GTCTTCTCCCACCACTGCCCCTTCCTGATGGGCCCCATTGAGTGTCTGACGGATGTTGTTACCCCTGAGACTGACATCCAG GTCACCCTGAGCATCTTTGAGCTGGCCTCGGCCACGGGGATCCCCTGCGAGGTCGACCCCGCACTGGTGAACGTCCTGGCTTCCAGCAAGACAG ATGGCTCATCCCCGGAGGAGGACTACAAAGTGGCCTGCCTGCTCCTGGTCTTCCTGGccgtgtccctgcccctgcttgCTTCTGACCCGGCATCCATCTACAACACTGACATGGATG GCTACAACAACAACATCCACTGCCTGGCCAAGGCCATCATCCATGTGTCAGCCGCCCTCTTCACTGTCCACAACAAGAACATTGAGACTCACCTCAAGGAGTTCCTGCTG CTGGCCTCTGTCAGCCTCCTGCATTTGGGCCAGGAGATGGACAAGGTGCGTGCCAGGAACCGTGACTCCATCTCCCTGCTCATGCAGCTG ATCGTGGCAGAGTCGTCCTTCTTGACGGTGGACATGTTGGAGGCTTGCTTCCCCTATGTCCTGCTCCGCAACGCCTACCGCGAGGTGTGCCGCGAGAACATGCTCAGCAGGGTCCACTTGCACTGA